In a genomic window of Nodosilinea sp. E11:
- a CDS encoding Fe2+-dependent dioxygenase: MILCIGDVLSADDLQTIAASLAKAAFVDGKTTAGWHAQAVKHNRQLPREAPELEPIRALILAALQRHPLFQIAVRPRLIHPMLISRYDPGMAYGTHTDNALMVAQGQPMRSDVSLTLFLSDPATYDGGELVIDSPQGEQAFKLDAGAMVVYPSSTLHRVETVTRGVRLAAVSWVQSLVRDPAEREILFDLDTVCQTLFERCGKTREFDLLAKTRANLLRQWAEV; the protein is encoded by the coding sequence ATGATTCTCTGCATTGGCGACGTTCTCTCTGCTGATGATCTGCAAACTATCGCCGCTAGCCTAGCCAAGGCGGCCTTCGTAGACGGTAAAACCACCGCAGGCTGGCATGCCCAAGCGGTCAAGCACAACCGCCAACTGCCCAGAGAGGCCCCAGAACTAGAGCCGATTCGAGCGCTGATTTTGGCTGCCCTCCAACGCCATCCCCTATTTCAAATTGCCGTGCGGCCCCGGCTCATTCACCCAATGTTGATCAGCCGCTACGACCCGGGGATGGCCTATGGAACCCATACCGACAATGCTCTGATGGTTGCTCAGGGCCAACCGATGCGATCGGACGTATCGTTGACCCTCTTTCTCAGTGACCCAGCCACCTACGACGGTGGCGAACTGGTGATCGATAGCCCCCAGGGGGAGCAGGCGTTTAAGCTCGATGCTGGAGCTATGGTGGTGTATCCGTCCTCCACCCTGCACCGGGTCGAGACCGTGACCAGAGGCGTGCGCCTAGCCGCCGTGAGCTGGGTGCAGAGTCTAGTGCGCGACCCCGCCGAGCGGGAAATCTTGTTTGATCTAGATACCGTCTGCCAAACGCTGTTTGAGCGCTGTGGTAAAACCCGCGAGTTTGACCTGCTGGCAAAGACTCGGGCTAATTTGCTGCGGCAGTGGGCGGAGGTTTAG
- a CDS encoding iron ABC transporter permease, which produces MVTLEKPSKPSIQTVRAAQGPYRLTLALGLLLLGLALVVGLSLTQGSVAMTGPELWAALLRQGNATHQVILWDLRLPRLVAALLVGAALGVSGALLQGMLRNGLASPFLLGISSGAGLVVVLVVTLGLWQVWVPLGAWLGAIATTALVYLLAYRRGRLSVERLILGGVAFSSFFGAIQSLMLLMAQDSRIQAALNWLIGSFNGRGWAEVRLVGPGLVVALVAGCLLARQVNLLNLGDDLAVGLGTSLVRSRLLIGAAATFLAAGAASIAGLVGFVGLIVPHGVRLLVGTDYRLVLPFSALGGALVLAAADLAARSGPVELPVGVVTAFLGAPVFIWLLSRRNNLAGGR; this is translated from the coding sequence ATGGTGACGCTGGAAAAACCTTCCAAACCTTCTATACAGACTGTTCGAGCGGCGCAGGGGCCATACCGGCTAACTCTGGCCCTGGGGCTGCTGCTGCTGGGGTTGGCCCTGGTGGTAGGGCTGTCCCTGACTCAGGGTTCGGTGGCCATGACGGGGCCAGAGCTGTGGGCGGCACTGCTGCGCCAGGGCAATGCTACTCACCAAGTGATTTTGTGGGATCTGCGGCTGCCTCGGCTAGTGGCGGCACTGCTGGTGGGGGCGGCCCTGGGCGTTTCGGGGGCATTGCTTCAGGGCATGCTGCGCAATGGGTTGGCCAGTCCGTTTTTGCTGGGGATATCGTCGGGGGCGGGGCTGGTGGTGGTGCTGGTGGTCACCCTGGGTCTGTGGCAGGTGTGGGTGCCCCTGGGGGCCTGGCTAGGGGCGATCGCCACCACGGCCCTGGTCTACCTGCTGGCCTACCGCCGAGGCAGGCTGTCAGTGGAGCGGTTAATTTTGGGCGGGGTCGCCTTTAGCTCATTCTTTGGGGCCATTCAGTCACTGATGCTGCTGATGGCGCAGGATAGCCGCATTCAGGCGGCGCTGAACTGGCTGATCGGCAGCTTTAACGGCCGGGGCTGGGCAGAGGTGCGACTGGTGGGGCCGGGGCTGGTGGTGGCTCTGGTAGCCGGCTGTCTGCTGGCCCGCCAGGTGAACCTGTTGAACCTGGGGGATGACCTGGCGGTGGGCTTGGGTACGTCGCTGGTGCGATCGCGCCTGTTAATCGGGGCTGCCGCTACCTTTCTGGCCGCCGGGGCCGCCAGCATTGCCGGGCTGGTGGGCTTTGTAGGACTGATTGTGCCCCACGGCGTGCGGCTGCTGGTGGGCACCGACTACCGGCTGGTGCTGCCGTTTTCGGCGCTCGGGGGTGCCCTGGTGCTGGCGGCGGCAGACCTGGCGGCGCGCTCTGGCCCGGTAGAACTGCCGGTGGGGGTGGTGACGGCCTTTCTGGGGGCACCCGTATTTATTTGGCTGCTATCTCGCCGCAATAACCTGGCAGGAGGACGCTGA
- a CDS encoding ABC transporter ATP-binding protein — MPLESRNLSGGYDQRPIVHSVNLAVEPGEWLCLVGANGSGKSTLLRLLSRVLKPQGGSVILAGRDLHSLSPTAVAQRLALLPQQQTLPEGLTVQQLVSLGRSPHQPWWQWDLDAKGQHQVAQALAWTEIEQYRDRPVAELSGGERQRAFLALALAQNPQVLLLDEPTTFLDIHYQLQLLELLKRLNRERSLSIITVLHDINLAARYCDRMAMLRQGFLWAIGPPPEVLTPENLRQVFQVEVEILATPFGQQVFPVAASDRSAEPGFCSDRPPSLAQP, encoded by the coding sequence ATGCCTTTAGAATCCCGTAATTTGTCTGGTGGCTACGACCAGCGCCCTATAGTCCACAGCGTTAATTTGGCGGTGGAGCCGGGGGAATGGCTATGCCTGGTGGGGGCCAACGGCTCGGGCAAGTCTACCCTGCTGCGGCTGCTCAGCCGAGTGCTTAAACCCCAGGGGGGTAGCGTTATTCTGGCAGGTCGAGACCTGCACAGTCTGTCGCCCACGGCGGTGGCCCAGCGGCTAGCCCTGCTGCCCCAGCAGCAAACTCTACCCGAGGGGTTGACCGTACAGCAGTTGGTCAGCCTGGGGCGATCGCCCCACCAGCCCTGGTGGCAGTGGGATCTCGATGCCAAAGGCCAGCACCAGGTGGCCCAGGCGCTGGCCTGGACAGAGATCGAGCAGTATCGCGATCGCCCCGTGGCCGAGCTTTCTGGCGGCGAACGCCAGCGGGCCTTTCTCGCCCTGGCCCTGGCCCAAAACCCCCAGGTGCTGCTGCTAGATGAGCCGACTACGTTTTTAGATATTCACTACCAGCTTCAGCTGCTGGAACTGCTGAAGCGGTTGAACCGAGAGCGATCGCTCTCAATCATCACCGTGCTGCACGACATTAATTTGGCGGCGCGGTACTGCGATCGCATGGCAATGCTGCGCCAGGGTTTTCTCTGGGCGATCGGCCCGCCCCCTGAAGTGCTGACGCCTGAGAACCTGCGACAGGTGTTTCAGGTAGAGGTGGAGATTTTGGCGACCCCCTTCGGCCAGCAGGTGTTTCCTGTCGCCGCTAGCGATCGGAGTGCAGAACCCGGTTTTTGCAGCGATCGCCCGCCGTCTTTAGCTCAGCCCTAG
- a CDS encoding TonB-dependent hemoglobin/transferrin/lactoferrin family receptor, with protein sequence MFKQFLLRIFLVCSTPLLLVLLWDVAHAASVEPKGAQESGELSHLANDDSSYQSLAQPLAEHAPVAAAEPSPAPLAAQPALPPLLSEVETSEVTSAALLPAPDTRYPIPDTLPQTPDTLAQTANDLPEVEFTPGGTLRITVTGTRTPRAVDALPATVTVFELEDFEFYQIQGLDDLLRYEPGVSAAGALQRYGTQDVTIRGIGGNRILFQLDGIRLPDQFSFGNAPPRGFRVGRGDYVDFATLQAVEVLRGPASTLYGSDALGGVISFRSLQPSDLLGPDDSVAGDVFSTYSSAVGGLESAARIAFRNEDVESVFVLSRRDGRELSNFAPSRFTDSIDIGDTNFYGNVVYFPDEVSSLSLIFEDVNRRTAYGLAPGNVDPLALSSSGENRIDRTRLSLSYEFDDLDSESFLQFARGQLYYQVANTTEVVQELRPTGTGPGFAGSPVRRNSNNQFITNTYGGEVQLRSDFATGNVDHRLTYGVDVSQTFNSRPRDRIQTNLVTGAVTNVFGTGADQIFPIKDFADANTLRLGFYVQDEMAIGPLNVIAGLRFDHYDLQTIDDGIFRGQTVDLTASALSPRVAVLYEATPEISFYGQYARGFRAPLYSEITGSFTNLAGAFFKYETLSNPNLQPESSNSFEVGVRGNFPQWNARLTGFYNTYNNFIAAEQQVGTRCLIAAAFCPPTQRVSQFQAINIGSARIYGVEFGGEYRFSPDPSGFSLLASLAFAQGDDLTTNRPLTTVDPFSAVAGLRYQAPEDRWRAELIGTFVGRARVPDGNTNFVPDAYALVDAIAAYNVTPALGLNLGLYNLLNTEYYQYSEVRDRPNNEAISQFSQAGTNVRLGLNYRF encoded by the coding sequence ATGTTTAAGCAATTTTTATTGAGAATTTTTCTTGTTTGTAGTACGCCACTGTTACTAGTGCTGCTCTGGGATGTAGCCCATGCAGCGTCTGTCGAACCTAAGGGAGCCCAGGAGTCGGGCGAACTCTCTCACTTAGCTAATGACGACTCTTCCTATCAGTCTCTGGCCCAACCCCTAGCCGAACATGCACCGGTTGCTGCCGCTGAGCCTAGCCCAGCCCCCCTCGCGGCCCAGCCCGCGCTCCCCCCGCTGCTCTCAGAAGTCGAAACCTCGGAGGTCACCAGCGCTGCCCTACTACCTGCCCCTGACACCCGATACCCGATACCCGACACCCTGCCCCAAACACCCGACACCCTCGCCCAAACCGCCAACGATCTACCCGAGGTCGAGTTCACCCCCGGCGGCACCCTGCGCATTACTGTCACCGGCACCCGTACCCCTCGCGCTGTGGACGCGCTGCCCGCGACTGTCACCGTGTTTGAACTGGAAGACTTTGAGTTCTACCAAATTCAGGGCCTCGACGACCTGCTGCGCTACGAGCCGGGGGTGTCGGCGGCGGGGGCGCTCCAGCGCTACGGCACCCAAGACGTGACCATTCGCGGCATTGGGGGCAACCGCATTCTGTTTCAGCTCGACGGCATTCGCCTGCCTGACCAGTTTTCTTTCGGCAATGCGCCGCCGCGCGGCTTTCGGGTAGGACGGGGTGACTATGTCGATTTTGCCACCCTACAAGCCGTAGAAGTGCTGCGCGGTCCGGCCTCCACCCTCTACGGCAGCGATGCCCTCGGCGGGGTGATCAGCTTTCGCTCGCTGCAACCCAGCGATCTGCTGGGGCCAGACGACAGCGTGGCCGGGGATGTGTTTAGCACCTACAGCAGCGCCGTGGGCGGCCTAGAGTCGGCAGCGCGCATCGCCTTTAGAAATGAGGACGTAGAAAGCGTGTTTGTGCTGAGCCGCCGCGACGGGCGCGAACTGAGCAACTTTGCCCCCTCCCGGTTCACCGATAGCATCGACATTGGTGATACCAACTTCTACGGCAACGTGGTCTATTTCCCCGATGAGGTCAGCTCCCTCAGCCTGATTTTCGAAGACGTGAACCGTCGCACCGCCTACGGGCTGGCCCCCGGCAATGTCGACCCCCTGGCCCTGAGTTCTAGCGGCGAAAACCGGATCGATCGCACCCGCCTCAGTCTGTCCTACGAGTTTGACGACCTTGACAGCGAGTCATTCTTACAATTTGCTCGGGGACAACTCTACTACCAGGTGGCCAACACGACCGAAGTGGTGCAGGAGCTACGGCCCACAGGCACCGGGCCGGGGTTTGCCGGTTCGCCGGTACGGCGCAACAGCAACAACCAGTTCATCACCAACACCTACGGCGGCGAGGTGCAGTTGCGCAGTGACTTTGCCACGGGCAATGTCGATCACCGCCTTACCTACGGGGTCGATGTGTCACAGACCTTTAACTCTAGGCCGCGCGATCGCATCCAGACCAACCTAGTGACGGGAGCCGTCACCAACGTCTTTGGCACCGGGGCCGACCAAATTTTTCCAATTAAAGACTTTGCCGATGCCAACACCCTGCGCCTGGGCTTTTACGTGCAGGATGAGATGGCGATCGGGCCGCTGAATGTGATCGCTGGGCTGCGCTTTGACCACTACGACCTGCAAACCATTGACGACGGCATCTTTCGTGGCCAAACCGTAGACCTGACCGCCTCGGCCCTGTCGCCGCGAGTGGCGGTGCTGTACGAAGCTACCCCCGAAATTTCCTTCTACGGTCAGTATGCACGGGGCTTTCGGGCACCGCTCTACAGCGAGATTACCGGCAGCTTTACCAACCTGGCCGGGGCCTTCTTTAAGTATGAAACCCTCTCCAACCCCAATCTCCAGCCCGAGTCGAGCAACAGCTTTGAAGTGGGGGTGCGGGGCAACTTCCCTCAGTGGAATGCTCGCTTGACCGGCTTTTACAACACCTACAACAACTTCATCGCCGCCGAACAGCAGGTGGGCACCCGCTGCCTAATTGCCGCCGCCTTCTGCCCGCCCACCCAGCGAGTCAGCCAGTTTCAGGCGATCAACATTGGCAGCGCTCGCATCTACGGCGTCGAGTTTGGTGGCGAATATCGCTTTAGCCCTGACCCCAGCGGCTTTAGCCTGCTGGCCAGCCTCGCCTTTGCCCAGGGCGATGACCTCACCACAAATCGGCCTCTGACCACGGTGGACCCCTTCAGCGCTGTAGCGGGGCTGCGCTACCAGGCCCCCGAAGACCGCTGGCGGGCCGAGCTGATCGGCACCTTTGTCGGTCGTGCCCGAGTGCCCGATGGTAACACTAACTTTGTGCCCGATGCCTACGCCCTGGTAGATGCGATCGCCGCCTACAATGTCACCCCGGCCCTGGGCCTCAATCTCGGCCTCTACAACCTGCTGAATACCGAGTACTACCAGTATTCTGAAGTGCGCGATCGCCCCAACAACGAAGCGATCTCTCAATTTAGCCAGGCAGGCACCAATGTGCGCCTGGGGTTAAATTACCGGTTTTAA
- a CDS encoding ABC transporter substrate-binding protein has protein sequence MKHPFLLPLILFPLAACSGQNAPSAAVAPETTDNRIVALTSLSADLIQTLDDDALVGIPGNTLLRDDARFEGLPTVSEGRTEPDLEQIVALEPTLVIGAAGFHDRTLQRLDELGIATLTTEVNSWDDLRSLTESLSALVEADPQPLRDRYDACLAMAPDTSPTTLVLVSRQPLLTPNNSSWAGDFLAQFNVTNVAADLQGDSPFQGYITLPEEKVLDANPEVLLVVDAGENLLDQLKGEPFWSQLKATQQDQVYSFDYFGLVNPGSLASIEQTCTQLGALF, from the coding sequence ATGAAACATCCCTTTCTCCTCCCCCTCATCCTCTTCCCCCTCGCTGCCTGTAGCGGTCAAAACGCTCCCTCAGCGGCGGTTGCACCCGAGACCACTGACAATCGGATTGTCGCCCTTACCTCTCTCAGTGCCGATCTGATACAGACCCTGGATGACGATGCCCTGGTGGGCATTCCTGGCAACACCCTGCTGCGGGATGATGCCCGGTTTGAGGGCCTGCCTACCGTCAGCGAGGGGCGCACCGAACCTGACCTGGAGCAGATTGTGGCCCTAGAGCCCACCCTGGTGATCGGTGCCGCAGGGTTTCACGATCGCACCCTGCAACGACTCGACGAACTGGGCATTGCCACCCTCACCACCGAAGTAAATAGCTGGGACGATCTGCGATCGCTGACCGAATCCCTATCCGCCCTGGTGGAAGCTGACCCCCAACCCCTGCGCGATCGCTACGATGCCTGCTTGGCCATGGCCCCAGACACCAGCCCCACCACCTTAGTGTTGGTCAGCCGTCAGCCCCTGCTCACGCCCAACAACAGCAGCTGGGCCGGCGATTTTTTAGCCCAGTTCAACGTGACTAACGTCGCCGCCGACCTCCAGGGCGACAGCCCCTTCCAGGGCTACATCACGCTACCCGAAGAAAAGGTGCTAGATGCCAATCCAGAGGTTTTACTTGTGGTCGATGCGGGCGAAAACCTGCTCGATCAGCTCAAGGGTGAACCCTTCTGGAGCCAGCTCAAGGCCACCCAGCAAGACCAGGTGTACAGCTTTGACTACTTTGGCCTGGTCAACCCCGGCAGCCTGGCCAGCATTGAGCAGACCTGCACCCAGCTCGGCGCACTATTTTAG
- a CDS encoding SCO5389 family protein has translation MSLMVGALLIDQAERNQIDEAAFVESIRQSLPYAWGIVEQLAHTVDSQGADWADHAVAPPSEQARGQLLRMVGGDAIRGAVERHFQLKLAFQNCHRLAVFRPEALESEIYRDFVSVRSQILNQTPEMRDC, from the coding sequence ATGTCTTTAATGGTTGGTGCATTGTTGATTGATCAGGCTGAGCGTAATCAAATTGATGAGGCCGCCTTTGTAGAGAGCATTCGTCAGTCTCTGCCCTACGCCTGGGGCATTGTTGAGCAACTAGCGCACACCGTCGATAGCCAAGGGGCAGACTGGGCCGATCATGCCGTGGCTCCACCCAGTGAACAGGCACGGGGGCAACTGCTGCGGATGGTTGGCGGAGACGCCATTCGGGGAGCCGTAGAGCGTCACTTCCAGCTCAAACTCGCATTCCAAAATTGCCATCGGCTAGCGGTCTTTCGCCCGGAGGCCCTTGAGTCTGAGATCTACCGCGACTTTGTCTCTGTTCGTAGCCAAATTTTGAACCAAACCCCCGAGATGCGAGACTGCTAG
- a CDS encoding fatty acid desaturase codes for MKTQIKKSDFILKPYMESNDWLATWQILNTLVPYLVLWVLAIKAASISLWLLPPIVGLIVLFALRSFSLMHDCGHYSLFRSKRANRIVGFMLGLINAIPQYGWSRDHAYHHKTNGDWERYRGVADFLSTDEFSKLSPSDQKLYERLRQPLMAIPGGFFYLAIKPRLTLVAGIYEFVSYAWTTWRQNPDLSWSDIVAKHRSRHWLSAAEFWDLLLNNVCVIGGCLMLGYWLGFGLFLGLYSIVLTLSATIFIWIFFVQHIFEDAYAHKTETWDYVLGAVEGSTYLQLPPVLNWFTADIGYHNIHHLSERIPNYYIKACYHKNSHLLTQVKTLRLVDMPNCARFILWDAAASRLVSVDSFRAAALAEPVGAKSVTV; via the coding sequence ATGAAAACCCAAATCAAAAAATCTGATTTTATCCTCAAGCCCTACATGGAGAGCAATGACTGGCTGGCAACCTGGCAAATTCTCAATACCCTAGTTCCTTATCTGGTTCTGTGGGTATTAGCCATCAAAGCAGCCTCCATTTCTCTGTGGTTGCTGCCGCCGATTGTGGGTTTAATTGTGCTTTTTGCCCTCCGCAGCTTTTCGCTGATGCACGACTGCGGCCACTACTCGCTCTTTCGGTCAAAACGAGCCAACCGAATTGTTGGTTTTATGCTGGGCCTAATCAACGCTATTCCCCAGTACGGTTGGTCTAGGGATCACGCCTATCATCACAAAACGAATGGAGACTGGGAGCGATATCGGGGCGTTGCCGATTTTCTCTCTACTGATGAGTTTTCTAAGCTCAGCCCATCAGACCAAAAGCTCTATGAAAGGCTACGGCAGCCCCTCATGGCTATTCCTGGAGGGTTTTTCTATCTGGCCATTAAGCCGAGACTCACCCTGGTGGCTGGCATCTATGAATTTGTGAGCTATGCCTGGACGACCTGGCGGCAAAACCCTGACCTTAGCTGGTCAGACATTGTCGCCAAGCATCGATCGCGACACTGGCTGTCAGCCGCAGAATTTTGGGATTTGCTGCTGAACAATGTCTGCGTCATTGGGGGTTGCCTGATGTTGGGATATTGGCTAGGGTTTGGGCTCTTTTTGGGCCTATATTCCATTGTCCTAACGCTCTCTGCCACTATTTTCATTTGGATCTTTTTTGTTCAGCATATTTTTGAAGATGCCTATGCCCATAAAACTGAAACCTGGGACTATGTTTTGGGGGCCGTTGAAGGCAGCACGTATCTTCAACTGCCACCTGTTCTAAACTGGTTTACCGCAGATATTGGCTATCACAACATTCACCATCTCTCAGAGAGAATTCCTAACTATTACATCAAGGCCTGCTACCACAAAAATAGTCACCTCCTGACGCAGGTTAAAACGCTCCGTCTGGTGGATATGCCCAACTGTGCAAGGTTCATTCTTTGGGATGCTGCTGCCAGCCGTTTAGTCTCCGTTGACTCTTTTCGCGCCGCTGCCCTGGCGGAACCCGTGGGGGCTAAGTCGGTGACCGTCTAA
- a CDS encoding ABC transporter substrate-binding protein — protein MMNRRLSLSRLSLGAVLLGQMLVGCGSGSQESAEVSNTAGRSQTGSAEQIVLTIGGESDEGYDPTLGWGRYGSPLFQSTLLRRDENLDIVNDLATDYTVSEDRLTWTVTIRDDVVFSDGEPLTAADVAYTFNKAAESGGLTDVTMLEEAVATDDTTVELRLRQPQSTFVNRLITLGIVPEHAHGPDYARNPIGSGPYQLVQWSEGQQLIVEANPNYYGDAPGIQRLVFLFVEEDGAFAAARSGQSQVASVPQSLAVQSIEGMTLYNVTSVDNRGLMFPYEPATGRTTPNGDPIGNDVTADLAIRQAINFAIDRQALVDGVLEGYGSPAYGPVSGLAWDEPKAAIKDGDPDRAKEILAAAGWADSNGDGVLEKEGLRAEFTILYPANDSTRQALALSAAEMIKPIGIQANVEGKGWSEITPAMHSNVVLFGWGSHDQTEIYNLYHSQSAQGDFNNAGYYANSVIDSTLDLAMGAPTEAEAIAFWQAAQWDGNQGFTAQGDAAWAWLVNLDHTYFVSDCLDIGQPQVEPHGHGWPITANIAEWRWTCN, from the coding sequence ATGATGAATCGAAGACTGAGCCTGTCAAGGCTATCCTTAGGAGCCGTCTTGCTGGGTCAGATGTTAGTCGGGTGCGGCTCTGGCTCTCAGGAATCCGCTGAGGTTTCAAACACTGCCGGGCGATCGCAGACCGGCTCAGCCGAGCAAATTGTGCTGACCATTGGCGGCGAAAGCGACGAGGGCTATGACCCGACCTTGGGCTGGGGCCGCTACGGGTCGCCCCTATTTCAGAGCACGCTGCTGAGACGCGACGAAAACCTCGACATTGTCAATGACCTGGCGACCGACTACACCGTCAGCGAGGATCGGTTGACCTGGACAGTGACAATTCGCGATGACGTGGTGTTTTCTGATGGCGAACCGCTGACTGCCGCCGATGTCGCCTATACCTTTAACAAAGCCGCCGAAAGCGGCGGTCTGACCGATGTGACCATGCTAGAGGAGGCCGTTGCCACCGACGACACCACCGTTGAACTCCGGCTCAGGCAGCCCCAGAGCACCTTTGTGAATCGGCTGATTACCCTGGGCATTGTGCCCGAGCACGCCCACGGCCCCGACTACGCCCGCAACCCCATTGGGTCTGGCCCCTACCAACTAGTGCAGTGGAGTGAGGGGCAGCAGCTGATTGTTGAAGCCAACCCCAACTACTACGGCGATGCCCCAGGCATTCAGCGGCTGGTGTTTTTGTTTGTGGAAGAAGATGGGGCCTTTGCGGCAGCGCGCTCGGGGCAGTCTCAGGTGGCAAGTGTGCCGCAGTCGCTAGCAGTGCAAAGCATTGAGGGCATGACCCTATACAACGTGACCAGCGTCGATAACCGGGGGCTGATGTTTCCCTACGAACCGGCCACAGGCCGCACGACCCCCAACGGCGACCCGATTGGTAACGACGTCACCGCCGATCTGGCGATTCGGCAGGCGATAAACTTTGCCATTGACCGCCAGGCGCTGGTAGACGGCGTGCTAGAAGGCTACGGCTCGCCCGCCTACGGACCGGTGAGCGGGCTGGCCTGGGACGAACCCAAGGCCGCCATTAAGGATGGTGACCCAGACCGGGCCAAGGAGATTTTAGCGGCAGCGGGCTGGGCCGATAGCAATGGCGACGGTGTGCTAGAGAAAGAGGGGCTCAGAGCTGAGTTCACCATTCTCTACCCGGCCAACGACAGCACCCGGCAGGCCCTGGCCCTGTCTGCGGCAGAAATGATCAAGCCCATCGGCATTCAAGCCAATGTGGAGGGCAAGGGCTGGAGTGAAATTACCCCGGCGATGCACAGCAATGTGGTGTTGTTTGGCTGGGGCAGCCACGACCAGACCGAAATCTACAACCTCTACCACAGCCAATCTGCCCAGGGAGATTTTAACAACGCGGGGTACTACGCCAACTCGGTCATTGACAGCACCCTAGATTTGGCCATGGGCGCACCGACGGAGGCAGAGGCGATCGCATTTTGGCAAGCCGCTCAGTGGGATGGCAACCAGGGCTTTACAGCTCAGGGCGATGCCGCCTGGGCCTGGCTGGTCAACCTCGACCACACCTACTTCGTCAGCGATTGTCTAGATATTGGCCAACCCCAGGTTGAACCCCACGGCCACGGCTGGCCGATTACCGCCAACATTGCCGAGTGGAGATGGACATGCAATTAA
- a CDS encoding ABC transporter permease, producing MDMQLRAILLFALQKLLRLGLLLLAVAVFTFVLLSLSPIDPLQAYIGADMMQISPEQRELIAERWGLDQPMIVRFWDWLGQLMQGNWGTSLVFNQPVATVIATRFQASLQMLAIAWLLSGLLGLGMGILAGALAGSWCDRAIRLYAYTLASAPTFWVALLLLITFSVSLRLTPICCAAPPGVLAADITLGQHLHHLLLPAITLSIIGIANIALHTRQKLIDILNSDYVLFARAQGESLGGIIRHHGLRNIILPALTLQFASLSELFGGSVLVEQVFAYPGLGAATVQAALRSDVPLLVGIVFFSALFVYTGNTLADLAYPLVDPRIRLGGWQS from the coding sequence ATGGACATGCAATTAAGAGCCATTTTGCTCTTCGCTCTGCAAAAGTTACTGCGGCTGGGGCTGCTGCTGCTGGCGGTGGCGGTGTTTACCTTTGTGCTGCTCAGCCTGTCGCCCATCGACCCCCTGCAAGCCTACATTGGGGCCGACATGATGCAAATTAGCCCCGAGCAGCGCGAGCTGATCGCTGAGCGCTGGGGGCTAGACCAGCCGATGATCGTGCGGTTTTGGGACTGGCTGGGGCAGCTGATGCAGGGCAACTGGGGCACCTCGCTGGTGTTTAATCAGCCGGTGGCCACCGTGATTGCTACCCGGTTTCAGGCGTCGTTGCAGATGCTGGCGATCGCCTGGTTGCTCTCGGGCCTGTTAGGGCTAGGCATGGGTATTTTAGCCGGGGCGCTAGCGGGGAGTTGGTGCGATCGCGCCATTCGCCTCTATGCCTACACCCTGGCCTCGGCCCCCACCTTTTGGGTAGCGCTGCTGCTGCTGATTACCTTCTCGGTATCGCTCAGGCTGACCCCGATCTGCTGCGCCGCCCCCCCCGGTGTGCTGGCCGCAGACATTACCCTCGGGCAGCACTTGCACCATCTACTGCTGCCCGCCATTACCCTCAGCATCATCGGCATTGCCAACATTGCTCTGCACACCCGACAAAAGCTGATTGACATCTTAAATAGTGACTACGTGCTGTTTGCCCGCGCCCAGGGCGAGAGCCTGGGGGGCATCATTCGCCACCACGGCCTCCGCAACATTATTCTGCCGGCGCTGACCCTGCAATTTGCCTCTTTGAGCGAACTGTTTGGCGGCTCGGTACTGGTGGAACAGGTGTTTGCCTACCCAGGGCTGGGGGCAGCAACGGTACAGGCGGCCCTGCGTAGCGATGTGCCGTTGCTGGTGGGCATTGTGTTCTTTAGTGCCCTGTTTGTCTACACCGGCAACACCCTGGCCGATCTGGCCTACCCCCTCGTCGATCCCCGTATTCGGCTAGGAGGTTGGCAATCATGA